A region of the Ornithinimicrobium ciconiae genome:
GGCGGTGGGTCCGTGGGCGCGCAGCCCGGTGACTACCGTGGACTTGTCCTCGGGGCGCAGGTCGGCGTGCACCTGCTCGATGCCGGCCTGTTCGCCCAGGGCCGCGGCGGTGACCTGGTTGTCGCCGGTGAGCATGGCCACGGTGTAGCCGTGGTCGCGGAACCGGGAGATGACCTCGGTCGCCTCCGGCCGCAGCTCGTCCCGGACGGCGATGGCGCCGACCGGGTGGCCGTCGACCTCGACCACGACCGCGGTCGCGCCGGCCTGTTGCATACCGGTCACGGCCGAGGAGAGGTGACCGGGCTCGATCCAGGTGGGCCGGCCCAACCGGACCCGCGCGCCGTCGACGGTGCCGACCAGCCCGGCGCCGACGACCGCCTCCACGTCCTGGGCGGCGGGGACCTGGTCGGTGGCGGCCAGGATGGCGGCGGCGAGCGGGTGCTCGCTGCGGGCCTCCAGCGCGGCCGCCCACGCCAGCACCTGGCCTTGGTCGTGGCCCGGTGCGGTGGCGACGTCGATCACGGCCGGCCGGTTGCGGGTCAGCGTGCCGGTCTTGTCCAGGGCGACGGTGCGCACCCTGCCTAGGGCCTCCATCGCGGCGCCGCCCTTGACCAGGATCCCGCGGCGGCTGGCCGCGCCGATCGAGGCGACCGCGGTGACCGGCACGGAGATCGCCAGGGCGCAGGGAGAGGCCGCCACGACCATGACCAGGGCGCGGTGCACCCAGACCGAGGGGTCACCCAGCAGGGCCCCGAGCAGGACCGTCAAGACTGCGGCGACCAGGATGCCGGGCACCAGCGGGCCGGCGACCCGGTCGGCCAGCCGCTGGGTGGCGCCGCGGCGGGACTGCTCGGCCTCCACCACGTGCACGATGCGGGCCAGGGAGTTGTCCTGCGCGGTGGAGGTGACCTCGACCTCGAGGGCGCCGGTGCCGTTGATCGACCCGGCGAAGACGTCCTGACCAGGTCCGGTCTCCACCGGCATGGACTCGCCGGTGATCGCCGAGGTGTCCAGGCTGCTGCGGCCGGTACGCACCCTCCCGTCGGTCGCCAGCCGCTCCCCCGGCCGGACCACCATGACGTCCCCGATCACCAGCTGTCCGGGGTCGACCAGGAGCTCGCGGCCGCCGCGCAGCACGGTCGCCTCCTTGGGCACCAGGTCCAGCAGGGCCCGCAGGCCGTGCCGGGTCCGGGCCAGGGAGTACTCCTCCAGGCCCTCGCTGAGGGAGAACAGGAACGCCAGCGCGGCGGCCTCCTCCACCTGCCCCAGCAGGGTCGCCC
Encoded here:
- a CDS encoding heavy metal translocating P-type ATPase, whose product is MSGQETPQREVLVDACGCEIAPPPPTGGGEVEEPVTRLWQVREVQLGLLSGAFLGAGFLAGLAGWAIAELVLAAAALLVGGSTFVPGALRRLARGKLGVGLLMTIGAVGATLLGQVEEAAALAFLFSLSEGLEEYSLARTRHGLRALLDLVPKEATVLRGGRELLVDPGQLVIGDVMVVRPGERLATDGRVRTGRSSLDTSAITGESMPVETGPGQDVFAGSINGTGALEVEVTSTAQDNSLARIVHVVEAEQSRRGATQRLADRVAGPLVPGILVAAVLTVLLGALLGDPSVWVHRALVMVVAASPCALAISVPVTAVASIGAASRRGILVKGGAAMEALGRVRTVALDKTGTLTRNRPAVIDVATAPGHDQGQVLAWAAALEARSEHPLAAAILAATDQVPAAQDVEAVVGAGLVGTVDGARVRLGRPTWIEPGHLSSAVTGMQQAGATAVVVEVDGHPVGAIAVRDELRPEATEVISRFRDHGYTVAMLTGDNQVTAAALGEQAGIEQVHADLRPEDKSTVVTGLRAHGPTAMVGDGVNDAPALATADVGVAMGAMGTDVAIETADVALMGDDLRLLPFAFDHARRTRAIMLQNVVLSLALIAVLIPLALFGVLGLAAVVLIHELAEVLVIANGVRAGRARHLPHLDKVHDHARPLKARV